In Solenopsis invicta isolate M01_SB chromosome 1, UNIL_Sinv_3.0, whole genome shotgun sequence, one genomic interval encodes:
- the LOC105201256 gene encoding surfeit locus protein 1-like isoform X1: MEPIELSTDLNELKDIEYYRTKVKGKFLYEKEFLIGPRSLILNGEAINEKGGGIFSPKAGSGYYVITPFRLEDRDITIMVNRGWIPRSDRSTFKMEKKITDPIEIIGIIRATKKRPPFVPNNAPGKGVWHFRDLDAMAKVAEAVPVCIELLAGYGAPQGPVGGQTKVTLRNEHSNYMITWYSLSACTSYM; this comes from the exons ATGGAACCAATTGAGCTGTCAACTGA CTTAAATGAACTGAAAGATATAGAGTATTATCGTACAAAAGTGAAGggcaaatttttatatgaaaaggaATTTTTGATAGGACCTAGAAGCCTTATTCTCAATGGCGAAGCCATTAACGAAAAAGGAGGTGGAATATTTTCTCCTAAAGCAGGCTCAGGATATTACGTAATTACGCCTTTCAGATTGGAGGATCGTGA CATTACTATCATGGTGAATCGTGGATGGATTCCTAGAAGTGATCGTTCAACGTTTAAAATGGAAAAGAAGATTACAGATCCCATAGAAATTATTGGCATTATCAGAGCAACAAAAAAGCGACCTCCATTTGTACCTAACAATGCTCCTGGGAAAGGTGTATGGCATTTCAG AGATTTAGATGCAATGGCAAAGGTAGCAGAAGCAGTACCTGTGTGCATAGAATTATTAGCCGGATATGGCGCACCTCAAGGTCCGGTCGGAGGACAGACAAAAGTAACTTTAAGGAACGAACATTCAAATTATATGATCACCTGGTATTCGTTGTCTGCCTGTACGAGCTACATGTGA
- the LOC105201256 gene encoding surfeit locus protein 1-like isoform X2, translating to MLSSSMFIKILMVSSSSWNQLSCQLRPRSLILNGEAINEKGGGIFSPKAGSGYYVITPFRLEDRDITIMVNRGWIPRSDRSTFKMEKKITDPIEIIGIIRATKKRPPFVPNNAPGKGVWHFRDLDAMAKVAEAVPVCIELLAGYGAPQGPVGGQTKVTLRNEHSNYMITWYSLSACTSYM from the exons ATGCTGAGTTCTTcgatgtttataaaaatactaatgGTGTCGTCATCGTCATGGAACCAATTGAGCTGTCAACTGA GACCTAGAAGCCTTATTCTCAATGGCGAAGCCATTAACGAAAAAGGAGGTGGAATATTTTCTCCTAAAGCAGGCTCAGGATATTACGTAATTACGCCTTTCAGATTGGAGGATCGTGA CATTACTATCATGGTGAATCGTGGATGGATTCCTAGAAGTGATCGTTCAACGTTTAAAATGGAAAAGAAGATTACAGATCCCATAGAAATTATTGGCATTATCAGAGCAACAAAAAAGCGACCTCCATTTGTACCTAACAATGCTCCTGGGAAAGGTGTATGGCATTTCAG AGATTTAGATGCAATGGCAAAGGTAGCAGAAGCAGTACCTGTGTGCATAGAATTATTAGCCGGATATGGCGCACCTCAAGGTCCGGTCGGAGGACAGACAAAAGTAACTTTAAGGAACGAACATTCAAATTATATGATCACCTGGTATTCGTTGTCTGCCTGTACGAGCTACATGTGA